A genomic segment from uncultured Alistipes sp. encodes:
- a CDS encoding IS1380 family transposase, with protein MVKVAIKSEKLSPFGGIFSIMELFDSNLSSVIDSTLGMRCRLYGYQYSEIIRSLMSVYFCGGSCIEDVTTHLMYHLSLHPTFRTCSADTILRAIKELTQDNISYTSDTGKTYDFNTADMLNTLLLNCLLSTGQLKEGEGYDVDFDHQFIEAEKFDAKPTYKKFLGYRPGVAVIGDMIVGIENSDGNTNVRFHQKDTLRRFFERIEQKGLTVNRFRADCGSCSEEIVEEVGKHCMTFYIRANRCGSLYDDIFALRGWKREELGGIEFELNSILVEKWKGRAYRLVIQRQKRIDGEIDLWEGEYTYRCILTNDYESSEKEIVKFYNLRGGKERIFDEMNNGFGWNRLPKSFMGENTVFLLLTALIRNFYKFIMARLDVKRFGLKATSRIKAFVFKFISVPAKWGRTSRQYVLNIYSCNNAYADVFQNDFG; from the coding sequence ATGGTAAAGGTAGCAATAAAATCTGAGAAACTCTCTCCTTTTGGAGGAATTTTTTCAATAATGGAGCTATTTGACTCCAATCTCTCATCTGTAATCGACTCAACTCTCGGTATGAGATGCAGGCTGTATGGTTATCAATACAGCGAAATCATCCGTTCGCTTATGAGCGTTTATTTCTGTGGCGGCTCATGCATAGAGGATGTCACCACTCATCTGATGTACCACCTCTCGCTTCATCCGACATTTCGCACATGCAGTGCCGACACGATTCTCAGAGCCATAAAGGAACTGACCCAGGATAACATTTCCTACACATCCGACACTGGCAAGACCTACGACTTCAACACGGCAGACATGCTGAATACACTGCTCCTCAATTGCCTATTGTCCACAGGGCAGCTGAAAGAGGGCGAGGGGTATGACGTTGACTTCGACCACCAGTTCATAGAGGCTGAGAAGTTTGATGCGAAACCCACATACAAGAAGTTTCTCGGGTACCGTCCAGGTGTGGCTGTCATTGGCGACATGATTGTCGGCATAGAGAACAGCGACGGCAACACTAACGTTCGTTTCCACCAGAAGGACACGTTGAGGAGATTCTTTGAGAGGATTGAACAGAAAGGATTGACAGTCAATCGTTTCAGGGCAGATTGCGGATCCTGCTCAGAGGAAATTGTGGAAGAGGTCGGAAAGCATTGCATGACTTTCTATATCCGCGCCAACCGCTGCGGTTCGCTCTACGATGACATCTTTGCACTCAGAGGGTGGAAGAGAGAGGAACTGGGCGGCATTGAGTTTGAACTGAACTCCATTCTTGTTGAGAAATGGAAAGGGAGGGCATACCGTCTTGTAATCCAAAGGCAGAAGCGAATTGACGGTGAGATTGACCTGTGGGAAGGCGAATACACCTACCGCTGCATCCTTACAAATGACTACGAGTCTTCCGAGAAAGAGATTGTCAAATTCTATAACCTCCGTGGAGGGAAGGAACGCATCTTCGATGAAATGAATAACGGATTCGGCTGGAACAGGCTTCCAAAATCCTTCATGGGAGAAAACACGGTGTTTCTTCTGCTTACGGCACTCATACGCAACTTCTATAAATTCATCATGGCGAGGCTTGACGTGAAGAGGTTCGGACTCAAAGCAACAAGCCGCATCAAGGCGTTTGTCTTCAAGTTCATCTCTGTGCCAGCCAAATGGGGCAGGACATCAAGGCAGTATGTGCTGAATATCTATTCATGCAACAACGCTTATGCTGATGTGTTCCAGAATGACTTTGGATAA
- a CDS encoding IS4-like element ISBf13 family transposase — protein sequence MKTTDFKDLGKVNQILPMMQEHFGKSMNLARIKFMAFMLHALCVVQTVSLHKLAAAMPTSVERDSNLRRIQRFIAKYALNFDLVAQMIYSLLPVKTGLVLSMDRTNWKFGDFNINILMLGVAYKGIAFPLMFSLLPKKGNSNWKERKAIVERFVRLFGSECIDSLVADREFVGKDWIGWLNRNHIRYYIRIRQNFWLVKPSTGERIRAWWLFNSLKVGQERFYYKLFLHKGEYVYLAGSRIKNSDGVPELQILICFKRPEKGVDTYKRRWEIETAFRAMKSSGFNIEDTHLRDTERIARLLAMVCIALVWAYLVGEHKDENVKPIKTLKHGRKAKSLVKYGLEEISNVLFRPIYVPKFDVFKFLSCT from the coding sequence ATGAAGACAACTGACTTTAAGGACTTGGGCAAAGTTAACCAAATCCTTCCGATGATGCAAGAACATTTTGGGAAATCGATGAATCTGGCCCGCATAAAGTTTATGGCTTTCATGCTCCATGCCCTGTGTGTAGTACAGACCGTAAGCCTCCATAAACTCGCGGCGGCAATGCCAACCTCTGTTGAAAGGGACTCCAACCTTCGCCGCATTCAAAGATTCATAGCCAAGTACGCCCTCAACTTTGACCTTGTGGCGCAGATGATATACTCTCTGCTTCCCGTCAAGACAGGGCTGGTGCTGAGCATGGACCGTACAAACTGGAAGTTCGGTGATTTCAACATCAACATCCTCATGCTCGGCGTGGCATACAAGGGGATTGCATTCCCATTGATGTTCAGCCTTCTGCCTAAGAAAGGGAACTCCAATTGGAAGGAACGCAAGGCAATCGTTGAACGATTTGTCCGGCTGTTCGGCTCCGAATGCATCGACTCTCTTGTTGCCGACCGGGAGTTTGTCGGCAAGGATTGGATCGGTTGGCTCAACCGCAATCATATACGATATTATATCCGGATCCGGCAGAATTTCTGGCTTGTCAAGCCTTCCACAGGGGAAAGAATCCGTGCATGGTGGCTCTTCAATTCCCTGAAAGTGGGGCAGGAAAGATTTTATTACAAGCTTTTCCTGCACAAAGGTGAGTACGTTTATCTTGCCGGAAGCCGAATCAAGAACTCCGACGGTGTGCCTGAACTTCAGATCCTCATCTGCTTCAAACGCCCGGAAAAGGGTGTCGACACTTATAAAAGGCGATGGGAGATCGAGACCGCATTCCGGGCTATGAAATCCTCCGGATTCAATATCGAAGACACGCATTTGCGCGACACAGAGCGGATTGCAAGACTTCTGGCAATGGTTTGTATTGCTCTTGTATGGGCGTATCTCGTTGGGGAACATAAAGATGAAAACGTAAAGCCTATAAAGACATTGAAACATGGACGTAAAGCCAAATCTTTAGTAAAGTACGGCTTGGAGGAAATCTCCAACGTGCTTTTTCGACCAATTTATGTCCCGAAATTTGATGTATTCAAATTTTTGTCATGTACTTAG
- a CDS encoding site-specific integrase: MNQADVKVSFYLKKSEADAKGNCPVMARLNVGKYSEAAFSVKMSVPHTMWHSGRATGKSVAAREINRQLDEIRASALHIYQEQSAIREGVSAEDVKCLLLGMASGQQTLMSYFRAFIKNFEKRVGVNRVAGSLRAYKYAYMHVEKFLNEKYKLTDIPFTALDRSFIEKYDLHLRTDCHLALGTIVHLTTSFRTIINEAVADGILTFNPFWGYEPERPQREQKYLTAEELELIMTTPLHNARLYIVRDLFLFSCYTGISYGDMCMLTKEDLVTDENGTLWIRTSRKKTKVEYEVPLLEVPLHILNKYRDVEPNGKLLPMYSNSDVNLSLKKIAAICGINRRIVFHAARHTYATEITLSHGVPLETVSKMLGHTRVDTTQIYAKVTDEKIDADTKRLDSKISERFTIAI, encoded by the coding sequence ATGAATCAGGCAGATGTAAAGGTGTCGTTCTACCTCAAAAAGAGCGAAGCAGATGCCAAAGGGAACTGCCCCGTAATGGCAAGGTTGAATGTCGGCAAGTATTCAGAAGCGGCATTCAGCGTTAAGATGTCTGTGCCACATACAATGTGGCACTCAGGTCGTGCTACGGGCAAGAGTGTCGCAGCACGCGAAATCAACCGTCAGTTAGACGAGATCAGAGCCTCGGCTCTACATATCTATCAAGAACAATCGGCAATACGAGAAGGAGTAAGTGCCGAAGATGTCAAGTGCCTGCTTTTGGGTATGGCTTCGGGGCAGCAGACCTTGATGAGTTATTTCCGCGCCTTTATCAAGAACTTCGAGAAACGTGTAGGTGTGAATCGTGTCGCAGGTTCTCTTCGTGCTTACAAGTATGCCTATATGCATGTAGAGAAATTCCTCAATGAGAAATACAAACTGACAGATATTCCCTTTACGGCACTCGATCGTTCGTTTATTGAGAAATATGATCTTCACTTACGAACAGACTGCCATTTGGCTCTTGGTACGATAGTCCATCTTACAACCTCTTTTAGAACCATTATCAATGAAGCCGTAGCAGATGGTATTCTTACTTTCAATCCATTCTGGGGTTACGAGCCTGAACGCCCACAGCGTGAACAGAAGTATCTCACGGCAGAGGAATTAGAGTTGATTATGACAACACCATTGCATAATGCAAGACTTTACATCGTCAGAGATTTATTCTTGTTCTCCTGCTACACCGGAATATCTTATGGAGATATGTGTATGTTGACCAAAGAAGATTTGGTAACGGATGAAAACGGCACGCTCTGGATACGGACCTCCCGTAAAAAGACCAAGGTCGAGTATGAGGTTCCGCTCCTTGAGGTTCCCTTACATATACTTAATAAGTATCGTGATGTAGAGCCCAATGGAAAGCTGTTGCCTATGTACAGCAATTCAGACGTAAATCTTTCCCTAAAAAAGATTGCCGCAATATGCGGTATCAACCGTAGAATCGTCTTTCATGCGGCCAGACATACATACGCTACAGAGATTACTCTCTCGCATGGTGTACCATTGGAAACGGTCAGCAAGATGCTGGGACATACACGGGTGGATACCACTCAGATTTATGCCAAAGTAACCGATGAAAAGATTGATGCTGACACTAAAAGGCTCGACAGCAAGATTAGTGAACGCTTTACAATCGCCATTTGA
- the tet(Q) gene encoding tetracycline resistance ribosomal protection protein Tet(Q) — protein sequence MNIINLGILAHIDAGKTSVTENLLFASGATEKCGRVDNGDTITDSMDIEKRRGITVRASTTSIIWNGVKCNIIDTPGHMDFIAEVERTFKMLDGAVLILSAKEGIQAQTKLLFNTLQKLQIPTIIFINKIDRAGVNLEHLYLDIKTNLSQDVLCMQTVVDGSVYPVCSQTYIKEEYKEFVCDHDDNILERYLADSEIPPTDYWNTIIALVAKAKVYPVLHGSAMFNIGINELMDAITSFILPPASVSDRLSAYLYKIEHDPKGHKRSFLKIIDGSLRLRDVVRINDSEKSIKIKNLKTIYQGREINVDEVGANDIAIVEDMEDFRIGDYLGAKPCLIQGLSHQHPALKSSVRPDKPEERSKVISALNTLWIEDPSLSFSINSYSDELEISLYGLTQKEIIQTLLEERFSVKVHFDEIKTIYKERPVKKVNKIIQIEVPPNPYWATIGLTLEPLPLGTGLQIESDISYGYLNHSFQNAVFEGIRMSCQSGLHGWEVTDLKVTFTQAEYYSPVSTPADFRQLTPYVFRLALQQSGVDILEPMLYFELQIPQEASSKAITDLQKMMSEIEDISCNNEWCHIKGKVPLNTSKDYASEISSYTKGLGIFMVKPCGYQITKGGYSDNIRMNENDKLLFMFQKTMSSK from the coding sequence ATGAATATTATAAATTTAGGAATTCTTGCTCACATTGATGCAGGAAAAACTTCCGTAACCGAGAATCTGCTGTTTGCCAGTGGAGCAACGGAAAAGTGCGGCCGTGTGGATAATGGTGACACCATAACAGACTCTATGGATATAGAGAAACGTAGAGGAATTACTGTCCGGGCTTCTACGACATCTATTATCTGGAACGGGGTGAAATGCAATATCATTGACACTCCGGGACACATGGATTTTATTGCGGAAGTGGAGCGGACATTCAAAATGCTTGATGGAGCAGTCCTCATCTTATCCGCAAAGGAAGGCATACAAGCGCAGACAAAGTTGCTGTTCAATACTTTACAGAAGCTGCAAATCCCGACAATTATATTTATCAATAAGATTGACCGTGCCGGTGTGAATTTGGAGCATTTGTATCTGGATATAAAAACAAATCTGTCGCAAGATGTCCTGTGTATGCAAACTGTTGTCGATGGATCGGTTTATCCAGTTTGCTCCCAAACATATATAAAGGAAGAATACAAAGAATTTGTATGCGACCATGACGACAACATATTGGAACGATATTTGGCGGATAGCGAAATTCCACCGACTGATTATTGGAATACGATAATCGCTCTTGTGGCAAAAGCCAAAGTCTATCCGGTGCTACATGGATCAGCAATGTTCAATATCGGCATCAATGAGTTGATGGACGCCATCACTTCTTTTATACTTCCTCCGGCATCAGTCTCAGACAGACTTTCAGCTTATCTCTATAAGATAGAGCATGACCCCAAAGGACATAAAAGAAGTTTTCTAAAAATAATTGACGGAAGTCTGAGACTTAGAGACGTTGTAAGAATCAACGATTCGGAAAAATCCATCAAGATTAAAAATCTGAAAACTATTTATCAGGGCAGAGAGATAAATGTTGATGAAGTGGGTGCCAATGATATCGCGATTGTAGAGGATATGGAAGATTTTCGAATCGGAGATTATTTAGGTGCTAAACCTTGTTTGATTCAAGGATTATCTCATCAGCATCCCGCTCTCAAATCCTCCGTCCGGCCAGACAAGCCCGAAGAGAGGAGCAAGGTTATATCCGCTCTGAATACATTGTGGATTGAAGACCCGTCTTTGTCCTTTTCCATAAACTCATATAGCGATGAATTGGAAATCTCGTTATATGGTTTGACCCAAAAGGAAATCATACAGACATTGCTGGAAGAACGATTTTCCGTAAAGGTCCATTTTGATGAGATCAAGACTATCTACAAAGAACGACCTGTAAAAAAGGTCAATAAGATTATTCAGATCGAAGTGCCACCCAACCCTTATTGGGCCACAATAGGGCTGACTCTTGAACCCTTGCCGTTAGGGACAGGGTTGCAGATCGAAAGTGACATCTCCTATGGTTATCTGAACCATTCTTTTCAAAATGCCGTTTTTGAAGGAATCCGTATGTCTTGCCAATCTGGTTTACATGGATGGGAAGTGACAGATCTGAAAGTGACTTTTACTCAAGCCGAATATTATAGCCCGGTAAGTACACCTGCTGATTTCAGGCAGCTGACCCCTTATGTCTTCAGGCTGGCTTTGCAACAGTCAGGTGTGGACATTCTCGAACCGATGCTATATTTTGAGTTGCAGATACCCCAGGAGGCAAGTTCCAAAGCTATTACAGATTTGCAAAAAATGATGTCTGAGATTGAAGACATCAGTTGCAATAATGAGTGGTGTCATATTAAAGGGAAAGTTCCATTAAATACAAGTAAAGACTATGCCTCAGAAATAAGTTCATACACTAAGGGCTTAGGCATTTTTATGGTTAAGCCATGCGGGTATCAAATAACAAAAGGCGGTTATTCTGATAATATCCGCATGAACGAAAACGATAAACTTTTATTCATGTTTCAAAAAACAATGTCATCAAAATAA
- a CDS encoding site-specific integrase, translated as MRTDKNTENQNTKRRSTFAILFYINRTKVRKDGMCQLLCKVSIDAEWEQIGTKVSVNPSIWNPDKGRADGRSENAVTVNRAIDELTKGITEHYNHIKKSLGFVTAELVKNAVKGIGQKPVTLLALFREHNEEFKKRVGMDRIKETYDCYQRSYKHLAAFIQEKRGVEDVTLRSLDKVFYDDFEIFLQSDCRLSPKTVHEHLYRLKKMTMRAVSQGTLRRDPYCRLHPPLPKRKSRHMKLEDLKTLMSTPVDKPQLQRVRDWFIFSTFTGLAYADLRRLSVNDITQAEDGSWWIHIKRKKTDTLSSIRLLDIPLRIIEKYKHERQSDKVFNTWDRNYMSMLMQELSEVYGFHITYHKARHNFGTHITLSLGVPIETVSKMMGHTSITTTQIYAHVTDKKVDEDMKRLREVTADKKIELADEGLKFERCIKWKRTTV; from the coding sequence ATGAGAACAGACAAGAATACAGAGAATCAGAACACGAAGCGTCGCAGTACCTTCGCCATATTGTTCTACATCAACCGCACGAAAGTACGCAAGGATGGTATGTGCCAACTATTGTGTAAAGTTAGCATTGATGCTGAATGGGAACAAATCGGTACGAAAGTATCGGTGAATCCTTCTATCTGGAATCCCGATAAGGGTCGTGCCGATGGTCGTAGCGAAAATGCCGTAACGGTAAACAGAGCCATTGACGAACTTACCAAGGGGATAACCGAACACTATAATCATATCAAGAAGAGTTTAGGCTTTGTTACCGCAGAACTTGTCAAGAACGCAGTCAAGGGTATCGGCCAAAAGCCTGTAACATTGCTTGCCCTCTTCCGTGAACATAACGAGGAGTTCAAGAAGCGTGTTGGCATGGATAGAATCAAGGAGACCTACGATTGTTATCAACGCTCATACAAGCACCTTGCAGCGTTTATTCAGGAGAAACGAGGTGTGGAAGATGTCACATTGCGAAGCCTTGACAAGGTGTTCTATGACGACTTTGAGATATTCCTGCAAAGCGATTGTCGTCTAAGTCCCAAGACGGTACACGAACATTTGTATAGACTGAAAAAGATGACAATGCGAGCCGTCAGTCAAGGCACTTTGCGTAGAGATCCTTACTGTCGACTACATCCACCGTTGCCTAAGCGCAAGAGCCGACATATGAAGTTGGAGGATCTTAAAACCTTGATGTCAACGCCTGTAGATAAGCCTCAATTGCAACGGGTACGCGATTGGTTTATCTTCTCGACTTTTACAGGATTGGCATACGCTGATTTAAGACGGTTATCCGTGAACGATATAACACAGGCAGAAGATGGCAGCTGGTGGATACACATCAAGCGTAAGAAGACTGACACACTATCATCTATTCGTCTGTTGGATATACCACTTCGGATTATCGAAAAGTACAAGCATGAGCGGCAAAGTGATAAGGTATTCAATACCTGGGACCGAAACTATATGTCAATGCTAATGCAGGAGTTGAGTGAGGTGTATGGCTTTCATATTACCTACCACAAAGCTCGTCATAATTTCGGAACGCATATTACTTTATCGCTGGGTGTACCTATTGAGACGGTAAGTAAGATGATGGGACATACCTCCATCACCACCACACAGATTTATGCCCATGTTACGGATAAGAAGGTTGATGAGGATATGAAACGCTTGCGTGAGGTTACAGCAGACAAGAAGATAGAACTCGCAGATGAGGGTCTGAAGTTTGAGAGATGTATCAAATGGAAGCGGACAACAGTATAA
- the nim gene encoding NimABCDEF family 5-nitroimidazole reductase translates to MFREMRRKRQLLPPEESLAILERMTGGTLALHGDNGYPYAVPVSYVYADGKIYFHSAVQGHKMDAIRQHPEVSFCVVEQDRIVPAEFTTYFRSVIVFGKARILTDEVEKRAAMLRLAEKYSSGESGMQDEIDKGFDHLVMVEITVEHMTGKEAIELVRQKGK, encoded by the coding sequence ATGTTCAGAGAAATGCGGCGCAAACGCCAGTTGTTGCCGCCCGAAGAAAGCTTGGCGATACTGGAGCGCATGACCGGCGGTACGCTTGCCCTTCATGGCGATAACGGATATCCGTATGCTGTCCCCGTGAGCTATGTGTATGCCGACGGGAAGATTTATTTTCACAGTGCCGTGCAAGGGCATAAGATGGATGCCATCAGGCAGCATCCCGAAGTCTCGTTTTGTGTGGTGGAGCAAGACCGGATAGTTCCTGCCGAGTTTACAACCTATTTCCGGAGTGTCATTGTCTTCGGTAAAGCCCGTATCCTGACCGATGAGGTAGAGAAGCGTGCCGCTATGCTTCGGCTGGCAGAGAAGTATTCGTCCGGCGAGTCGGGTATGCAAGACGAGATAGACAAGGGATTCGACCATCTGGTAATGGTGGAGATAACCGTCGAGCACATGACAGGCAAGGAGGCTATAGAGCTGGTGCGGCAGAAAGGGAAATAA
- a CDS encoding PRTRC system ThiF family protein: protein MKRVHYTDSYLLVPQHPVTVNLIGGGGTGSQVLTNLARLDVTLRALGHPGLFVTLYDPDIVTEANIGRQLFGYSDLGLNKANCLITRINNFFGNDWKAVPALYPSNMKDVRQEHLANITITCTDNIKSRIDLWNVLKALPQYNYTNYQTPLYWLDFGNTQTSGQVVLGSIPKKIKQPTSQIYQTVPSLKVITKLVKYARIKEDDSGPSCSLAEALEKQDLFINSTLAQLGCNILWKMFRHGMIEHHGLYLNLATMKVNPIMV, encoded by the coding sequence ATGAAAAGAGTACATTATACCGACAGCTATCTGCTCGTACCACAACACCCCGTAACGGTAAACCTTATAGGTGGTGGCGGTACAGGTTCGCAAGTATTGACAAACCTTGCACGATTGGATGTAACACTTCGTGCCCTCGGACATCCGGGACTATTCGTAACGCTATACGATCCCGATATTGTAACTGAAGCCAACATAGGACGACAACTCTTCGGGTATTCCGACTTGGGGCTGAATAAGGCGAATTGCCTGATAACACGCATCAACAACTTCTTCGGGAATGACTGGAAGGCAGTGCCGGCACTCTATCCCTCCAATATGAAAGATGTACGACAGGAACATCTTGCCAATATAACCATAACCTGTACGGACAATATAAAGTCGAGAATAGACCTCTGGAATGTACTCAAAGCATTGCCACAGTACAATTATACAAACTATCAGACACCTCTGTATTGGCTTGACTTCGGCAACACGCAAACATCGGGACAGGTCGTATTGGGTAGTATCCCGAAAAAGATAAAGCAACCCACTTCTCAAATTTACCAGACCGTACCGTCATTAAAGGTCATCACAAAGTTGGTAAAGTATGCCCGAATCAAGGAAGATGACTCCGGTCCGAGCTGTTCACTTGCCGAGGCATTGGAGAAACAGGACCTGTTCATCAACTCCACATTAGCTCAGCTCGGCTGCAATATCCTCTGGAAGATGTTCCGACACGGTATGATAGAGCATCACGGACTCTATCTAAACCTTGCGACAATGAAGGTCAATCCGATAATGGTATAA
- the mef(A) gene encoding macrolide efflux MFS transporter Mef(A) has product MEKYNNWKLKFYTIWAGQAVSLITSAILQMAIIFYLTEKTGSAMVLSMASLVGFLPYAVFGPAIGVLVDRHDRKKIMIGADLIIAAAGAVLAIVALYMELPIWMVMVVLFIRSIGTAFHTPALNAVTPLLVPEEQLTKCAGYSQSLQSISYIVSPAVAALLYSVWELNAIIAIDVLGAVIASITVAIVRIPKLGDQVQSLKPNFIREMKEGMAVLRQNKGLFALLLVGTLYMFVYMPINALYPLITMEYFNGTPMHISITEIAYASGMLIGGLLLGLFGNYQKRILLITASIFMMGISLTISGLLPQSGFFIFVVCCAIMGLSVPFYSGVQTALFQEKIKPEYLGRVFSLTGSIMSLVMPIGLILSGFFADRIDVNHWFLLSGILIICIAIVCPMITEIRKLDAK; this is encoded by the coding sequence ATGGAAAAATACAACAATTGGAAACTTAAGTTTTATACAATATGGGCAGGGCAGGCAGTATCATTAATCACTAGTGCCATCCTGCAAATGGCGATTATTTTTTACCTTACAGAAAAAACAGGATCTGCGATGGTCTTGTCTATGGCTTCACTTGTAGGTTTTTTACCCTATGCGGTCTTTGGACCAGCCATTGGTGTATTAGTGGATCGTCATGATAGGAAGAAGATAATGATTGGTGCTGATTTAATTATCGCAGCAGCTGGGGCCGTGCTAGCTATTGTTGCATTGTATATGGAGTTACCTATCTGGATGGTTATGGTAGTATTGTTCATCCGTAGCATTGGAACAGCTTTTCATACCCCGGCTCTCAATGCGGTTACTCCACTTTTAGTACCAGAAGAACAGCTTACGAAATGTGCAGGCTATAGTCAGTCTTTGCAGTCTATAAGCTATATTGTTAGTCCGGCGGTTGCAGCACTTTTATACTCCGTTTGGGAACTAAATGCTATTATTGCCATCGATGTATTGGGTGCTGTGATTGCATCTATTACGGTAGCAATTGTACGTATTCCTAAGCTAGGTGATCAAGTGCAAAGTTTGAAACCAAATTTCATAAGAGAAATGAAAGAAGGAATGGCTGTACTACGGCAAAATAAAGGATTATTTGCTTTATTACTCGTTGGAACATTATATATGTTTGTTTATATGCCCATAAATGCATTATATCCTTTAATCACTATGGAATATTTTAATGGTACACCGATGCATATTTCTATTACGGAGATTGCTTATGCCTCTGGTATGTTGATAGGGGGTCTATTATTAGGGTTATTTGGGAATTACCAAAAGCGAATCTTATTAATAACGGCATCAATTTTTATGATGGGGATAAGCTTAACCATTTCAGGATTACTTCCTCAAAGTGGATTTTTCATATTTGTAGTCTGCTGTGCAATAATGGGGCTTTCGGTTCCGTTTTACAGCGGTGTGCAAACAGCTCTTTTTCAGGAGAAAATTAAGCCTGAATATTTAGGACGTGTATTTTCTTTAACTGGAAGTATCATGTCTCTTGTTATGCCAATTGGGTTAATTCTTTCTGGATTCTTTGCTGATAGAATCGATGTAAATCATTGGTTTTTACTATCAGGTATTTTAATTATTTGCATTGCAATAGTTTGCCCAATGATAACTGAGATTAGAAAATTAGATGCAAAATAA
- a CDS encoding DUF5712 family protein produces the protein MNIKIQGGGSGTYANTGSCTGVTTYLQHEDLERMKNGQEVQPFFNNSRDYISAQEVTFKIDNNKAKLSRNDAKFYVITVSPSSRELEKMGKTEKEQAEAMRKYVRDDVMQHYAEGFGKGLNKEDIEYYGKIHFERKGADRYDMHAHIIVSRKDRSNTRKLSPKTNHTGKKNCGNVKGGFDRTDFFRKCESSFDKRTGYDRAPEQTFDYLNTMKNGSPKEIFQKKEWAERVNHERLEKMKAEWSRDLQEPHQEQGREENQQQGNSISQVPEINQAPQRKKQLEEELDQPRKRSRGFGMGM, from the coding sequence ATGAATATAAAAATTCAGGGTGGCGGTTCCGGAACTTATGCCAATACAGGGAGCTGCACAGGAGTAACGACCTACCTCCAGCATGAGGATCTGGAGCGCATGAAGAACGGCCAGGAAGTGCAGCCGTTTTTCAATAACTCACGTGACTATATAAGCGCACAGGAAGTAACCTTCAAGATAGACAACAACAAGGCAAAATTAAGCCGGAACGATGCGAAGTTCTATGTGATCACGGTAAGCCCTTCCAGCCGGGAGCTGGAGAAAATGGGCAAGACAGAGAAGGAACAGGCTGAAGCCATGAGAAAGTATGTCCGTGATGATGTGATGCAGCACTATGCGGAAGGGTTTGGAAAAGGCCTGAACAAAGAGGATATCGAGTATTACGGGAAGATCCATTTTGAGAGGAAGGGAGCCGACCGGTACGACATGCACGCACATATCATCGTCAGCCGGAAGGACAGGAGCAACACCAGGAAGCTAAGTCCGAAGACCAACCACACCGGGAAGAAGAACTGCGGAAACGTGAAGGGAGGTTTTGACAGGACAGATTTTTTCCGAAAGTGTGAATCTTCATTTGATAAGCGCACAGGGTATGACCGGGCTCCGGAACAGACATTCGACTATCTCAATACCATGAAGAACGGAAGCCCGAAAGAAATCTTCCAGAAAAAGGAGTGGGCGGAACGTGTGAACCATGAACGGCTTGAAAAGATGAAAGCCGAATGGAGCCGGGATCTTCAGGAACCGCACCAGGAACAAGGCCGTGAAGAGAACCAACAACAGGGAAACAGTATTTCCCAAGTTCCGGAAATCAACCAGGCACCACAGCGGAAGAAGCAGCTGGAGGAAGAACTCGACCAGCCCAGGAAAAGAAGTCGGGGTTTTGGAATGGGTATGTAA